Proteins found in one Lycium ferocissimum isolate CSIRO_LF1 chromosome 6, AGI_CSIRO_Lferr_CH_V1, whole genome shotgun sequence genomic segment:
- the LOC132061371 gene encoding uncharacterized protein LOC132061371: MIGGDNVITSEEEKYRGLPVRLNEVQDFLSCIQNCGITDLGFKGSKYTWWNGQNGKDCIFKRLDRCFGNQFLRSLYPGIEVNYLIRTGSGHSPLLVSYTGTTNPIKKPFKFLNFWTKNDSFLDTVRVQWETDFMANPFTLFHHKMKKVKGRRKRLQIKRIQDQKGNWIEDNDGIADEAINFFEKQFTKEDDPGRSIVENILLTQEIVSNIRLRTKTANVVLKLDMAKAYDRVAGLFLTKVLRQMGF; encoded by the exons ATGATAGGTGGAGATAATGTAATAACTTCAGAAGAAGAGAAATATAGGGGTTTACCAGTAAGACTCAATGAGGTTCAAGACTTTCTATCTTGTATCCAAAACTGTGGAATAACAGATTTGGGTTTTAAGGGAAGTAAGTATACATGGTGGAATGGGCAAAATGGTAAAGACTGTATATTTAAAAGACTGGACAGATGTTTTGGAAACCAATTTTTGCGAAGTCTATAtccaggaattgaagtgaattattTGATTAGGACTGGATCTGGTCATTCCCCTCTTTTGGTTTCTTATACTGGAACCACAAATCCAATTAAGAAACCTTTCAAGTTCCTTAACTTTTGGACTAAGAATGATTCTTTTTTGGATACAGTTAGGGTCCAATGGGAGACTGATTTCATGGCAAATCCTTTTACACTTTTTCATCACAAAATGAAAAAGGTTAAG GGAAGAAGGAAGAGGTTACAAATTAAGAGAATTCAAGATCAGAAGGGCAATTGGATTGAGGATAATGATGGAATTGCAGATGAAGCTATTAATTTCTTCGAGAAGCAGTTTACCAAAGAAGATGATCCT GGGAGAAGCATAGTGGAGAATATACTGCTTACACAAGAAATTGTTTCTAACATTAGGCTGAGAACAAAAACAGCTAATGTAGTTTTAAAGCTGGACATGGCAAAGGCATATGATAGAGTTGCCGGGTTGTTTTTGACAAAAGTATTGAGACAGATGGGTTTTTGA